In Isoptericola jiangsuensis, the following proteins share a genomic window:
- a CDS encoding DUF58 domain-containing protein has protein sequence MSFGTTARDAARDRGLRQPDEPVWRRTPAGVGALVVGAALLTLGLLAGRADVALLGVPVLLSAAWTGRPGAWTGGTADRATTATLTSAPTAEPGRLGAVLTVDPPPGAELVQVRVAAPGHRPAELVVAARRRELTLHLSTVRTGPQPTFVADVRGHGPGGATAEDPVRAGAPDSLVLPAAMPLGRVPLPPRLRGLTGPHTSRRLGSGDELRDIHPFVPGDRLRRIDWRTTARRSADLDELYVRRTQATAEATTMLVLDSRDDVGPDLRTWRGSGPRRVDEPTSLDLARHAAASVAGAVVDAGDRVGLEDLGRRRRPLPPAAGRRHLRRVLHGLALASPLGDPSRRLRAPRLPADAVVYLFSTLLDDEVLHVVRAWREQGHRVVVVDTLPRVHPVAEEHLRIAWRVTSMERRDRVDRLVAEGVVVLPWAGADRSRAAARLEAVVRADERHHAGPPGRRTATGGGR, from the coding sequence GTGAGCTTCGGCACGACGGCCCGGGACGCCGCCCGCGACCGGGGTCTCCGGCAGCCGGACGAGCCGGTCTGGCGCCGGACCCCGGCCGGGGTCGGCGCGCTCGTCGTCGGCGCCGCCCTGCTCACGCTGGGGCTCCTGGCGGGACGGGCCGACGTCGCCCTGCTCGGCGTGCCCGTGCTGCTGTCCGCCGCGTGGACGGGCCGCCCGGGCGCCTGGACCGGCGGCACCGCGGACCGTGCCACCACGGCCACGTTGACCTCCGCGCCGACGGCCGAGCCCGGCCGGCTGGGCGCCGTCCTCACCGTCGACCCCCCGCCCGGGGCGGAGCTGGTGCAGGTGCGCGTCGCCGCCCCCGGGCACCGGCCTGCGGAGCTCGTCGTAGCGGCCCGACGCCGCGAGCTCACGCTGCACCTGTCGACCGTGCGCACCGGCCCGCAGCCGACGTTCGTCGCGGACGTCCGCGGGCACGGGCCCGGCGGCGCCACCGCGGAGGACCCCGTGCGGGCGGGCGCCCCCGACTCGCTCGTCCTGCCCGCCGCGATGCCGCTCGGCCGGGTGCCCCTGCCGCCCCGACTGCGCGGCCTCACCGGACCGCACACCTCGCGGCGGCTCGGGTCCGGCGACGAGCTGCGCGACATCCACCCGTTCGTGCCCGGCGACCGCCTGCGGCGCATCGACTGGCGCACCACCGCGCGCCGCTCCGCCGACCTCGACGAGCTGTACGTCCGCCGCACCCAGGCCACCGCCGAGGCCACCACCATGCTCGTGCTCGACTCCCGTGACGACGTCGGCCCCGACCTGCGCACCTGGCGGGGCAGCGGCCCGCGCCGCGTCGACGAGCCGACGTCGCTCGACCTCGCCCGGCACGCGGCGGCGTCCGTCGCCGGAGCCGTCGTCGACGCCGGGGACCGGGTCGGGCTGGAGGACCTCGGGCGTCGTCGGCGGCCGCTGCCCCCGGCGGCCGGTCGCCGCCACCTCCGTCGCGTGCTGCACGGCCTGGCCCTCGCCAGCCCGCTGGGCGACCCGTCGCGACGACTCCGCGCCCCGCGGCTGCCCGCCGACGCCGTCGTGTACCTGTTCTCGACGCTCCTCGACGACGAGGTGCTGCACGTCGTGCGAGCCTGGCGCGAGCAGGGGCACCGGGTGGTCGTGGTCGACACGCTCCCGCGCGTCCACCCCGTCGCGGAGGAGCACCTGCGCATCGCCTGGCGGGTCACGTCCATGGAACGTCGCGACCGCGTGGACCGGCTCGTGGCCGAGGGCGTCGTCGTCCTGCCGTGGGCCGGGGCCGACCGCAGTCGCGCGGCCGCCCGGCTCGAGGCCGTCGTGCGCGCCGACGAGCGGCACCACGCGGGACCGCCCGGCCGCCGTACCGCGACCGGAGGCGGACGATGA